The genomic DNA TGATCGTCGTTGAAGGCCTCGATCGTGCGGGCAAGTCGACGCAggttgcgcgcctcgtcgacctgctgcacgcgcgcctcgtcaagTTCCCGGATCGCACGACCGAAATCGGGCAGATGATCAACGCGTACCTGACGAatgcgcgcgacacgcccgacgaggcgatccACCTGTTGTTCTCCGCGAACCGCTGGGAAGTGATGCAGAGCATTGTACAGACGCTCTCTTCCGGCCAGTCGGTGGTATGCGACCGCTATGCGTTCTCCGGCATTGCCTACTCGCGCGCCAAaggcctcgacctcggctggtgcctcgcgccggacgTCGGCATCCCGATGCCGGACCTGACCCTCTTCCTTgacctggacgaggcgacggccgcggcgcggagTGCGtacggcgaggagcgctaCGAGAAGCTGGCGTTCCAGCGCGTGGTGCGCCAGACCTttgccgacgtcgagcacctcgtgcaggccggcggcggcgtctgGACGCGCGTCAacgccgccggcacgccggacGAGGTGTACGACGtggtgcgtgccgaggcgcagcgtgtgctgcagcgcgtgcaaCACGACCACGCGTCGTTGCGCCCACTCGCTCTCGACATGCTGCCGCCGGCCGAGCCACAGAGCCAACAACGCCCGAGTCTATAGCAGTATGTACATGGCTACTGCCCAAACTGCGCCTTGAGCTGCAGAATGCTCGCGCGCTGGTCAGGCGGCAGCGCGTTGATCTGGTCCGGCGTCAGCTGCAGCACCTGGTTGAGGAGCTGCCGCTgctggtcgtcgagctgggggcccggcgcgggcgtcggcgtcgcctggaccggcgcaggcgcaggcgccggtgtgggcgtcggcgtgctccgCGTCTCGGTCTTGatcggcatcggcggcgcggggggGGCATGTGCAGCGCCAGACTCGCccagcacgcgctgcaccacgACTGGGTCCACAACATTCATCATGAGCATTGCGTGGAATACAGCATAAGCCAGCTGGGGgttgccgaggagcagcgcccGAGCCTGGTCGGGCGCGGTGGCAGCGAGTCCTTTCATCTGCGTGAGGATATCCATGAGCTggtgcggcggcagcgaggcgATGGCATGCGTAATGGCATCCGTCGACGACACGccgggcggcagcggcgcgcccgccggaaacggcgccagcgccgcgggtttcgagcgcgtctcgccgccgctcaCCATCGGGTCCATCTCTGCAaagtcgaggcgcagggggcggccgccgacctcgacgtcgttcaggttgcgcaccgccgacgccgcggtTTCTGCGTCTTCGTATTCGCAGAATCCGTACCCCTTAAACTTGCCCTGCTCCTTGTCGCTCACGAGGCGGaaggcgacgacgcggcccACCTCGGAAAACACATTGACCAGCTGCTCTTCCGAAATATCATAGGGGATGTTTCCGACTGTCTCAGCAGAGCCACCTACCAAACACCACCCGCGTTCCTGTACGGTTCGCCATGCTGGCGGACGACGCGTAGTCGGGGAATTATGTGTGCGATTTTGTCGCACGCCGCCATGTCGGAAGAGTCGCTGCCGGTGGTAGGTGCCTGATCTGATGTAGCTGCTCAATACAGTACAGACGCGCCTGGTGCagtcgcagcgccagctGAGCATTGTGCGCGCACAGGTGAATGCGCGACAGCGCGAGATCAAGCTCCAGGAGCtgacgctcgagcagctcaaggGACTGGGGCCCGAAACGCGCATGTACGAGGCCGTGGGCAAGATGTAGGTCTATGCACTAATCCAGGTTCATGCAAGAAAGCTACGATGACCTCACGTCGGATATCCAGCGGAAACAGGGCTCGGCCTCGGAAGAGACCGACATGCTGCTGAAAAAGCAAAAGGTACGCTGCATACCCTGACGCAGTTCCTTGAAAAGCAGGTGGCCGAGGCACAGTCGCACCTGAACGACCTCGTGCGCTCGATCGAACGCGCGAATGTGCCCGCGTAATGTACCAtagcgccgcgccgcgccggcaaCGAAGTACACACCTCCACGACAGCCCCCCTCCACCTTCCCCACACCTTATCAGGATGGAGGTATGGACGCGggggggcggcgccgacgaggcgcaagACTGCgggccgccgacgtcgctcatcctcgagcgtgtcggACATAGCAAGAGCATATTTGACGAATCCGCACTCccgccggtcgacgaggaggagggcgaccgcgcggcgctgctcggccacgcgcgtgcgccacgcgcggcgcacgcacctcccagcgcgcacgagcgcgcgctgtgGCACTGGGTGAATGTCGTGGACATGGACGGCTTTCTGAAAGAGATCTACGAGTATTATACGGGGCAGGGGTATACAAGCATCGTGCTCGGGCGCGTACTGAGCGTGCTTACCTGTGCGTTTGTCGTGGTCTTTGCCGCCTTCCTTGGTGGCTGCATCGACTACTCGGCGATTCGCATGGGGGGGACACtccacgaggcgctcgtagGCCAGTGCTTTGCGCGCGTGTCGACACTGTCGATTGCCTCGGTGGCGGTCGTGGGCATGGTCTGTGCGTGGCAGGCGGTCATTTTTGGCTCGAGCCtcaagcgcctcgctgcgctgcgcgacatcTACACGCACCTCTTTGACATTCCTGAGGACGATCTCGTGTCGATTCCGTGGGAAGAGGTCGTGACACGGCTGCAGCggctggccgaggcgcatccttgcgcagcgcatcacGAAGGCGTGTCGTTCGACGCGCTCAGCGTTGCGCACCGTATCATGCGCCAGGAAAACTTTTTgattgcgctcgaggaccaCGGCATCCTGTGCGCCGAGGTACCACTCCCGACACACAGCGCGTTCGTCCACagcgcactcggcgcgctgttTCCGCGGCTGTCGCGCGCGTTGGAGTGGAATCTGCGGTTTTGCCTGCTGGGCTTTGCGTTTAATGCCTCGGGGCAGTTTCAGCCGCACCtactcgaggcgcagcaccgtGCAGAGAGCATCGCGAGGTACGGTCTTGTGCTAATGCagtgtgcgccgccgcttttTGTTCATGGCCCTGGTGAATGCGGTGCTGGCCCCGTTCCTGGTCGTGTACCTTCTCGTGTACTCCTTTTTTCGGTACTTTGAAGAGTACCACCGCAACCCCGCCTCGCTCGGATCGCGGCAATATACCCTCCTCGCCCGCTGGCGGTTCCGTGAATACAACGAGCTCCCCCACCTCTTCCAGCAGCGGCTGCACCAGAGCTACGCAAGCGCGCGTACCTACCTCGACCAATTTCCCCGCGCACGATAcgtgcgcgtggcgcgcttTGGCGCGTTCATCTCGGGCTCGTTTGTGGCGGTCTTTTTGCTCGGTGCGGTGATCGAGCCCGACGTGATGGTGCATTTTGACATTGTGCCTGGGCGAAATGTGCTCTTTTTCCTCGGCGTgtgcggcacggcgctcgcagcgTTCCGGGGTATGATCCCTGATGAGCATGCGGTGCGCGATCCccaagcggcgctcgacgcggtgaTCCACTATACCCACTACTGCCCCCCCGCGTGGCGCCAAGGACAGATGTACTCGACGCGTGTCCTGCGCGAATTTTGCGCGCTGTACGCACTGAAAGTGCACGTCTTTCTGAACGAGCTTCTCTCTGTGCTCAtcacgccgctcgtcctCTGGCGGTGCcaggagcgcctggcggAAAAGTACGTCGACTTTTTCCGTCACGGCACCGTGCACGTCCCTGGCCTCGGCTACGTTTGCCGGTACGCGGCGTTTGACGTGGATGCGCGCGATAATAGTAGGTCGCCTCACTCACACAGAAATGGAGCAGAGCATGCTCTCATTCTCAGTCGCGCACCCCGCGTGGGCGTCGCAGCACCAAGTGCCGTCTGCACCTCCAGGGCGCTTCCCCTTTACGCCCAGCAGCTCGGTCCGCGCAATGTAGATGCTGTACAGCAGGCTATGCGGCTAGATTATACAAGGGACATCTCGTTCGTACGGCCCACGAGCGACGGTGTcgatcgcggcggcgtactGGGTTCGTCGAGGTACGCCGAGATGGCCGAGTCGTGTAAATCGACACCGGTCTCGGCGTCTTCAAACTCGCCGGTGAACGAGGTGCCTGCTGTGCTGTTTGGCGACAGTTCGCGTTCGTCGAGCATGTGTTCGGTCGCgttcggcggcgacggcgcgcggccggccgACGGCCCGAGCTCTGCGCTGGGCCCCAGTCCGTGGAGGATCGAGGCGGAGCTGGCCAAGCT from Malassezia japonica chromosome 1, complete sequence includes the following:
- a CDS encoding uncharacterized protein (COG:O; EggNog:ENOG503P4ET), which produces MSEESLPVLLNTVQTRLVQSQRQLSIVRAQVNARQREIKLQELTLEQLKGLGPETRMYEAVGKMFMQESYDDLTSDIQRKQGSASEETDMLLKKQKFLEKQVAEAQSHLNDLVRSIERANVPA
- the ATG9 gene encoding autophagy protein atg9 (BUSCO:EOG092615CC; EggNog:ENOG503NXZS; TransMembrane:6 (i106-131o151-172i281-299o319-343i405-426o442-460i); COG:U), producing the protein MEVWTRGGGADEAQDCGPPTSLILERVGHSKSIFDESALPPVDEEEGDRAALLGHARAPRAAHAPPSAHERALWHWVNVVDMDGFLKEIYEYYTGQGYTSIVLGRVLSVLTCAFVVVFAAFLGGCIDYSAIRMGGTLHEALVGQCFARVSTLSIASVAVVGMVCAWQAVIFGSSLKRLAALRDIYTHLFDIPEDDLVSIPWEEVVTRLQRLAEAHPCAAHHEGVSFDALSVAHRIMRQENFLIALEDHGILCAEVPLPTHSAFVHSALGALFPRLSRALEWNLRFCLLGFAFNASGQFQPHLLEAQHRAESIASVRRRFLFMALVNAVLAPFLVVYLLVYSFFRYFEEYHRNPASLGSRQYTLLARWRFREYNELPHLFQQRLHQSYASARTYLDQFPRARYVRVARFGAFISGSFVAVFLLGAVIEPDVMVHFDIVPGRNVLFFLGVCGTALAAFRGMIPDEHAVRDPQAALDAVIHYTHYCPPAWRQGQMYSTRVLREFCALYALKVHVFLNELLSVLITPLVLWRCQERLAEKYVDFFRHGTVHVPGLGYVCRYAAFDVDARDNKMEQSMLSFSVAHPAWASQHQVPSAPPGRFPFTPSSSVRAM
- a CDS encoding uncharacterized protein (EggNog:ENOG503NWDF; COG:A); the encoded protein is MANRTGTRVVFVGNIPYDISEEQLVNVFSEVGRVVAFRLVSDKEQGKFKGYGFCEYEDAETAASAVRNLNDVEVGGRPLRLDFAEMDPMVSGGETRSKPAALAPFPAGAPLPPGVSSTDAITHAIASLPPHQLMDILTQMKGLAATAPDQARALLLGNPQLAYAVFHAMLMMNVVDPVVVQRVLGESGAAHAPPAPPMPIKTETRSTPTPTPAPAPAPVQATPTPAPGPQLDDQQRQLLNQVLQLTPDQINALPPDQRASILQLKAQFGQ